A genomic window from Abditibacteriota bacterium includes:
- a CDS encoding GNAT family N-acetyltransferase has protein sequence MISTHTISSKSEEAAVRRVMVGAFGKGVKDVIYGKFDFARLCCGREWLVFAKSDDGRIASSINTIPSPVYIDGVAVPHAGIGEVGTLPEYRRQGMANLCLDKCHRLFLERDVHLSSLAPFAYYFYRRAGWEIGCSCMSVEAVPEAFCDWEGAELCFDDPAEPSVIMDLYARHFAKYNCSTVRSALWWKRYPFLFGGPGMQGAYVRDGSGAPLAGCIFREDAAAKRLSINELYFGSAADFRLLLGSVKRQYPEHSLTLGLPADTRVFDGMDNPRLLKRTVSAGPQFRVHSPEKALGFLKPRGSGCLSFVITDPLEPSPRRFSVRWDGPYPQVIPWNGVNEVATTIQRFSQIYCGCVRLTPENYGDFVSCDADAVPLLQALQPLNGPYRGPGEPG, from the coding sequence ATGATATCTACCCACACCATCAGCTCAAAAAGCGAAGAAGCCGCCGTCCGGCGGGTCATGGTCGGAGCCTTTGGCAAGGGCGTCAAGGACGTGATCTACGGCAAGTTTGACTTTGCCAGGCTCTGCTGCGGCCGGGAATGGCTGGTGTTTGCCAAAAGCGATGACGGCAGGATAGCCTCCAGCATCAACACCATCCCTTCGCCCGTCTATATAGACGGCGTGGCCGTTCCCCACGCGGGCATCGGCGAGGTGGGCACCCTGCCCGAATACCGCCGGCAGGGCATGGCCAATCTGTGCCTGGACAAATGCCACCGGCTCTTTTTGGAGCGGGACGTGCACCTGTCCAGCCTGGCCCCCTTCGCCTACTATTTTTACCGCAGGGCCGGCTGGGAAATAGGCTGCAGCTGCATGTCCGTGGAAGCGGTCCCCGAGGCCTTCTGCGACTGGGAAGGCGCCGAGCTCTGCTTTGACGACCCGGCGGAGCCGTCGGTCATCATGGACCTCTACGCCCGGCATTTTGCCAAATACAATTGCTCCACGGTCCGCAGCGCCCTGTGGTGGAAGCGCTATCCCTTCCTGTTCGGCGGCCCCGGCATGCAGGGCGCCTACGTCAGGGACGGATCGGGAGCCCCTCTGGCCGGCTGCATATTCCGGGAGGACGCGGCGGCCAAACGCCTGAGCATAAACGAGCTGTATTTCGGCAGCGCCGCCGATTTCCGGCTGCTCCTGGGCTCGGTGAAACGGCAGTATCCGGAGCACAGCCTCACCCTGGGCCTGCCGGCGGACACCCGGGTATTTGACGGCATGGACAACCCCCGGCTGCTGAAAAGGACTGTTTCGGCGGGCCCCCAGTTCCGGGTGCACAGCCCCGAAAAGGCCCTGGGCTTCCTGAAGCCCCGGGGCAGCGGCTGCCTGAGCTTTGTCATCACCGACCCCCTGGAGCCGAGCCCGCGGCGCTTCTCGGTGCGCTGGGACGGGCCCTACCCTCAGGTCATTCCCTGGAACGGGGTCAACGAGGTGGCCACCACCATCCAGCGGTTTTCGCAGATATACTGCGGCTGCGTGAGGCTCACCCCGGAGAACTACGGGGACTTCGTGTCCTGCGACGCGGACGCTGTGCCCCTGCTGCAGGCCCTGCAGCCCCTGAACGGCCCTTACAGAGGCCCGGGAGAGCCCGGGTAA
- a CDS encoding right-handed parallel beta-helix repeat-containing protein, translating into MKRLTFILLLILLCPALLPAEVNVKDLGAKGDGVTDDTAAFIEAVRTAGGNGETVRVPFGQYVISSSVELDSVTLAGSADAAWPADEKVLPVILPRSLKESPFVLKRAAAVTGICISYEQNYDKPVKYPVAIDIAGTGCWIRNVKIHGAFDGIRALGEAKPGNPGRLNIENVFMVNIVGTGVYLNGMRDVGLLENVEVWSPNVMMDRDKPVGFHIKGNDGLKLSNCFAFAEKIGFFFEHSDRPGFQKGAMWGTMTDCMADFCGEGIVVSGFDSGREKPEDKDYHCTLTVNGGTYWTHGNTVRIEGCCNCFVMSGCDLRANGGSNVVIHGGKSVSISGCRMEKGMKEHVWPIAVIDGGDNVMLKDNIMLGTHDGLIIGKGFKKLMVTGNIITCGGTAVKDSSPASKYKVIKDNL; encoded by the coding sequence ATGAAAAGACTGACCTTTATTCTGCTGCTCATACTGCTCTGCCCGGCCCTGCTCCCGGCGGAGGTCAACGTGAAAGACCTGGGCGCCAAAGGCGACGGGGTGACGGACGACACCGCCGCCTTCATCGAGGCCGTCAGGACCGCCGGAGGCAACGGCGAGACCGTGCGGGTCCCCTTTGGCCAATACGTCATATCCTCCTCCGTGGAGCTGGACAGCGTGACCCTGGCGGGCAGCGCGGACGCCGCCTGGCCTGCCGACGAAAAGGTGCTGCCCGTCATCCTGCCCCGGAGCCTCAAGGAGAGCCCCTTTGTGCTGAAAAGGGCCGCGGCGGTGACCGGCATCTGCATCTCCTATGAACAAAATTACGACAAACCCGTCAAATATCCGGTGGCCATCGACATAGCCGGCACCGGCTGCTGGATACGCAACGTGAAGATACACGGCGCCTTTGACGGCATAAGGGCCCTGGGCGAGGCCAAGCCCGGCAACCCGGGCCGCCTGAACATTGAGAACGTGTTTATGGTCAATATAGTGGGCACCGGGGTCTATCTCAACGGCATGCGGGACGTGGGCCTGCTGGAAAACGTGGAGGTGTGGTCGCCCAACGTGATGATGGACCGGGACAAGCCCGTGGGCTTTCACATCAAGGGCAACGACGGCCTGAAGCTCAGCAACTGCTTTGCCTTTGCGGAGAAGATAGGCTTTTTCTTCGAGCACTCCGACAGGCCCGGCTTTCAGAAGGGGGCCATGTGGGGCACCATGACCGACTGCATGGCAGACTTCTGCGGCGAGGGCATCGTGGTCTCCGGCTTTGATTCCGGCAGGGAAAAGCCCGAAGACAAGGACTACCACTGCACCCTGACGGTAAACGGCGGCACCTACTGGACCCACGGCAACACGGTCCGCATAGAGGGCTGCTGCAACTGCTTTGTCATGTCCGGCTGCGACCTGCGGGCCAACGGCGGCAGCAACGTGGTCATACACGGAGGCAAGAGCGTCTCCATCTCCGGCTGCCGCATGGAAAAGGGCATGAAGGAGCACGTGTGGCCCATAGCCGTCATAGACGGCGGCGACAACGTGATGCTGAAGGACAACATCATGCTGGGCACCCACGACGGGCTCATCATAGGCAAGGGCTTCAAAAAGCTCATGGTGACGGGCAACATCATCACCTGCGGCGGGACGGCCGTCAAGGACTCCTCCCCCGCCTCCAAATACAAGGTCATCAAGGACAATCTATAA
- a CDS encoding transporter substrate-binding domain-containing protein, with protein sequence MKSFGIKLLLFLTCLYLVLAGVLFCLWRGGAFDAEPTAGVLPDHKHNQTLVIVGDRDYKPYSFFNSGGAADGFDIELAAELAHRLNMNPHVKLMSWHEALKAMENKEADLIMGIELLVDDANNKAITPTVPISSDTLRVFSHKPVKDPRFLNGLTMAGLEGDSMVHTLNAMDIGVKTRLYPDYTSAMKAVSTGEADFTVIRETIGVRVLKDTGIKNLRPSLALIDNYLCFAVSSDNKAMLDAVNTELERMQCEGFVDELSKKWMDSYLSTLSLHQVCDYNPWLYAVGLALLLLYLLAVNRVFYDRNSQKILSRSLKKDSYYRNALFSDAFAFIECNLSKDTVSGEYTEIVDGVPVPSDYKLGIRAPYTFSELVDWWFDKLYVGSETPLEPEGMRERLLSRFAAGERTVTFVCSAKTPTLEHQFQQITIYMALDTSSSDVIGMCVVKDITGEQNQKTFLEMSRKINQALARNYMQIYYVNLPNNSVTLKDGSISAYPPVFREYVEEVAMPEYVNQLMNADTPEGIERLMGQNENFLIVFKNKEGKYCTLRGVRTGESENTVVLGFAEKDKELRDIMENKEA encoded by the coding sequence ATGAAATCATTCGGTATCAAGCTGCTGCTGTTTCTCACTTGCCTGTACTTAGTACTGGCCGGCGTCCTCTTCTGTCTGTGGAGAGGCGGCGCCTTCGACGCAGAGCCCACCGCCGGCGTCCTGCCGGACCACAAGCACAATCAGACTCTGGTGATAGTGGGGGACAGAGACTACAAGCCCTACTCCTTTTTCAACAGCGGGGGGGCTGCCGACGGCTTTGACATAGAGCTGGCCGCCGAGCTGGCCCACAGGCTCAACATGAACCCCCACGTCAAGCTGATGAGCTGGCACGAAGCCCTCAAGGCCATGGAGAACAAAGAAGCAGACCTGATCATGGGCATCGAGCTGCTGGTGGACGACGCCAACAACAAGGCCATCACCCCCACGGTGCCTATCAGCAGCGACACCCTCAGGGTGTTTTCCCACAAGCCCGTCAAGGACCCCCGTTTTCTCAACGGCCTCACCATGGCGGGGCTGGAGGGCGACAGCATGGTGCACACCCTCAATGCCATGGATATAGGCGTCAAGACCCGCCTGTATCCCGACTACACCTCCGCCATGAAGGCGGTGAGCACGGGCGAAGCGGACTTCACCGTCATAAGGGAGACCATAGGCGTCCGGGTGCTGAAGGACACGGGCATCAAGAACCTGCGGCCCTCCCTGGCGCTGATAGACAACTACCTGTGCTTTGCCGTGTCCTCGGACAACAAGGCCATGCTGGACGCGGTGAACACAGAGCTGGAGCGCATGCAGTGCGAGGGCTTTGTGGACGAGCTGAGCAAAAAATGGATGGACAGCTATCTCTCCACCCTGAGCCTGCACCAGGTGTGCGACTACAACCCCTGGCTCTACGCGGTGGGCCTGGCGCTGCTGCTCCTGTATCTGTTGGCCGTCAACAGAGTGTTTTATGACCGCAACAGCCAAAAGATACTCTCCCGCAGCCTGAAAAAGGACTCCTATTACCGCAATGCCCTGTTTTCCGACGCCTTTGCCTTCATAGAGTGCAACCTGTCCAAGGACACCGTCTCCGGCGAATACACCGAGATAGTGGACGGAGTGCCCGTCCCCTCCGACTACAAGCTGGGGATACGGGCCCCCTACACCTTCTCCGAGCTGGTGGACTGGTGGTTTGACAAGCTCTACGTGGGCTCGGAGACCCCTCTGGAGCCCGAGGGCATGAGAGAGAGGCTGCTGTCGCGCTTTGCCGCCGGCGAACGCACCGTCACCTTTGTCTGCTCCGCCAAGACCCCCACCCTGGAGCACCAGTTCCAGCAGATCACCATCTATATGGCCCTGGACACCTCCTCCTCGGACGTCATAGGCATGTGCGTGGTCAAGGACATCACCGGCGAGCAAAACCAGAAGACCTTCCTGGAAATGAGCCGCAAGATCAACCAGGCCCTGGCCAGAAACTATATGCAGATATACTACGTCAATCTGCCCAACAACTCCGTCACCCTGAAGGACGGCTCCATCTCCGCCTATCCTCCCGTGTTCAGAGAATACGTGGAAGAGGTGGCGATGCCGGAATACGTCAACCAGCTCATGAACGCCGACACCCCCGAAGGCATCGAGAGGCTCATGGGCCAGAACGAAAACTTCCTCATAGTATTCAAGAACAAGGAAGGCAAATACTGCACCCTGAGAGGCGTCAGGACCGGCGAGAGCGAAAACACCGTGGTGCTGGGCTTTGCCGAAAAGGATAAGGAACTGAGAGACATAATGGAGAAC